A window from Telopea speciosissima isolate NSW1024214 ecotype Mountain lineage chromosome 8, Tspe_v1, whole genome shotgun sequence encodes these proteins:
- the LOC122670585 gene encoding alpha-ketoglutarate-dependent dioxygenase AlkB-like yields the protein MAADHFRTEHSEHLPMHVPFDICQSKSKSKSGSALSLKPSLFAKNKEKRKEQECFKSSEKHILLRKGMVLLRKYISLSNQINIIKKCQELGCGPGGFYQPVFRDGAKLHLQMMCLGKNWDPEMKSYGDRRSIDDACPPSIPVEFNKLVEQAILDSQVFIKQDQKLSNVEDVLPGMSPDICIVNFYTESGKLGLHQDRDETPESLKRGLPVVSFSIGDSAEFLYGDNRDPDMAHKVVLESGDVLIFGGEARHIFHGVPCITRNSAPSSLVEESNLLPGRLNLTFRKY from the exons ATGGCAGCAGATCACTTTAGAACAGAACATTCTGAGCATTTACCCATGCATGTACCTTTTGATATATGCCaaagtaaaagtaaaagtaaaagtGGGTCTGCATTATCACTAAAACCTTCTTTATttgcaaaaaacaaagaaaaaaggaaagaacaagAGTGCTTCAAGAGTAGTGAAAAACATATCCTCCTGAGGAAAGGAATGGTTCTTCTCAGAAAATACATCAGTCTCAGTAATCAG ATCAACATTATAAAGAAGTGTCAAGAACTTGGTTGCGGTCCTGGAGGATTCTATCAACCTGTTTTCCGAGATGGTGCCAAACTACATCTGCAAATGATGTGCCTTGGTAAGAATTGGGACCCAGAAATGAAATCATATGGAGATCGCCGATCAATTGATGATGCATGCCCACCCAGTATTCCTGTTGAGTTCAATAAGTTGGTTGAACAAGCAATTCTAGATTCCCAAGTCTTCATAAAGCAAGATCAGAAACTTAGCAATGTAGAAGATGTACTTCCTGGAATGTCACCAGACATCTGCATTGTTAATTTCTACACTGAGAGTGGGAAACTTGGTCTCCATCAG GATCGAGATGAAACTCCCGAGAGTTTAAAAAGAGGGTTACCTGTTGTCTCATTCTCCATTGGTGACTCAGCGGAGTTTCTGTATGGAGACAACAGGGACCCTGATATGGCACACAAAGTTGTTCTCGAATCTGGCGATGTGCTTATATTCGGAGGTGAGGCAAGGCATATATTTCATGGGGTGCCATGTATTACGCGTAACTCAGCTCCAAGTTCTCTAGTTGAAGAATCAAACCTTCTTCCTGGACGTCTAAATCTCACATTTCGAAAGTATTAG